From the genome of Cedecea lapagei, one region includes:
- the fdhF gene encoding formate dehydrogenase subunit alpha, with protein sequence MKKVVTVCPYCASGCKINLVVDNGKIVKAEGAQGKTNQGDLCLKGYYGWDFITDTKILTPRLKSPMIRRQRGGKLEAVSWDEALDYVSSRLSEIKAKYGPNAIQTTGSSRGTGNETNYVMQKFARAVIGTNNVDCCARVUHGPSVAGLHQSVGNGAMSNSIVEIEETDLVFVFGYNPADSHPIVANRVIKAKQKGAQIIVVDPRKIETARIADMHLRLRNGSNIALLNAMGHVIVAENLYDHAFVASRTEGFEEYRKIVEGYTPESVEEITGVSAGEIRAAARMYAKAKTATILWGMGVTQFYQGVETVRSLTSLALMTGNLGKPNVGVNPVRGQNNVQGACDMGALPDMFPGNQYVRDAATRSKFAAAWGVDALPEANGYRISELPHRVEHGEVRAAYIMGEDPLQTDAELSAVRKAFAGLELVIVQDIFMTKTAAEADVILPSTSWGEHEGVFTAADRGFQRFFKAVEPKWDLKTDWQIISEIATRMGYPMHYRNTQEIWDELRHLCPDFYGATYEKMGELGYIQWPCRDTSDADQGTSYLYESKFERPGGLGQFFTCDWAPPVDRITDEYPMVLSTVREVGHYSCRSMTGNCAALAALADEPGYAQIHVEDAARLGIEDEALIWVNSRKGRVITRAAVSERPNKGAVYMTYQWWIGACNELVTENLSPITKTPEYKYCAVRVEPIADQQAAEQYVIDEYNKLKARLRESAIG encoded by the coding sequence ATGAAAAAAGTCGTCACGGTTTGCCCCTATTGCGCCTCGGGTTGCAAGATAAACCTGGTGGTGGATAACGGCAAAATCGTCAAGGCGGAAGGTGCACAGGGTAAAACCAACCAGGGCGACCTGTGCCTGAAGGGGTATTACGGTTGGGACTTTATCACCGACACCAAAATTCTTACCCCGCGTTTGAAATCCCCAATGATTCGCCGCCAGCGCGGTGGCAAGCTGGAAGCCGTTTCCTGGGATGAGGCGCTGGATTATGTCAGCTCACGCCTGAGCGAGATCAAAGCCAAATATGGCCCGAACGCCATTCAAACCACCGGTTCCTCACGCGGTACCGGCAACGAAACCAACTATGTAATGCAAAAATTTGCGCGCGCCGTTATTGGGACCAATAACGTCGATTGCTGCGCACGCGTCTGACACGGCCCTTCGGTTGCAGGTCTGCACCAGTCGGTCGGTAACGGCGCAATGAGTAACTCCATCGTCGAGATTGAGGAGACTGATTTAGTCTTTGTGTTCGGGTACAACCCGGCAGATTCACACCCTATCGTGGCTAATCGCGTGATTAAGGCGAAGCAGAAAGGGGCTCAGATTATCGTTGTCGATCCGCGCAAAATTGAAACCGCGCGCATTGCCGACATGCATTTAAGGTTACGAAACGGCTCTAATATCGCGCTGCTGAACGCGATGGGCCACGTCATTGTTGCAGAGAATCTTTACGACCACGCTTTTGTCGCCTCTCGTACCGAAGGCTTTGAGGAGTATCGCAAAATCGTTGAAGGCTACACGCCGGAGTCCGTGGAAGAAATCACCGGCGTCAGCGCCGGGGAAATCCGCGCGGCCGCGCGTATGTATGCCAAAGCCAAAACCGCTACCATCCTGTGGGGCATGGGCGTGACCCAGTTCTATCAGGGCGTGGAAACCGTGCGCTCGCTCACCAGCCTGGCGCTGATGACCGGCAACCTCGGCAAGCCTAACGTTGGCGTGAACCCGGTTCGCGGCCAGAACAACGTTCAGGGTGCCTGCGACATGGGCGCGCTGCCGGATATGTTCCCGGGCAACCAGTATGTTCGTGACGCGGCAACCCGCAGCAAATTTGCTGCCGCCTGGGGCGTTGACGCGCTGCCGGAAGCTAACGGTTATCGCATCAGCGAGCTGCCGCACCGCGTCGAACACGGTGAAGTCCGCGCCGCCTATATTATGGGTGAAGATCCGCTGCAAACTGACGCCGAGCTTTCTGCGGTGCGCAAAGCGTTTGCCGGACTGGAACTGGTGATAGTGCAGGACATCTTCATGACTAAAACCGCCGCCGAGGCTGACGTTATTTTACCGTCCACCTCCTGGGGTGAGCACGAAGGGGTCTTCACCGCCGCAGACCGTGGCTTCCAGCGCTTCTTTAAAGCGGTCGAGCCAAAGTGGGACCTCAAAACGGACTGGCAAATCATCAGCGAAATCGCCACCCGCATGGGCTACCCGATGCACTACCGCAACACCCAGGAGATCTGGGACGAGCTTCGTCATCTGTGTCCGGATTTCTACGGCGCGACCTACGAAAAAATGGGCGAGCTGGGCTATATCCAGTGGCCCTGCCGGGACACTTCCGACGCGGACCAGGGCACCTCTTATCTTTACGAAAGCAAGTTCGAGCGGCCGGGTGGGCTGGGACAATTCTTCACCTGCGACTGGGCACCGCCTGTCGATCGCATCACCGACGAGTACCCGATGGTGCTCTCTACGGTACGTGAAGTCGGCCACTACTCTTGCCGCTCTATGACCGGTAACTGTGCCGCACTGGCCGCGCTGGCCGATGAGCCGGGCTATGCGCAAATCCACGTTGAAGATGCTGCACGCCTGGGCATCGAAGATGAAGCGTTAATTTGGGTGAATTCGCGTAAAGGCCGGGTTATCACTCGTGCGGCGGTCAGCGAACGCCCAAACAAAGGCGCCGTGTACATGACCTATCAGTGGTGGATTGGCGCCTGTAATGAGCTGGTAACGGAGAACCTGAGCCCGATAACCAAAACGCCGGAGTATAAGTACTGCGCTGTGCGCGTCGAGCCGATCGCCGATCAGCAGGCCGCAGAGCAGTATGTCATTGATGAGTACAACAAGCTGAAGGCCCGCCTTCGCGAAAGCGCTATAGGGTAA
- a CDS encoding ATP-binding protein: MTQPRPSFFTSARGRLLFFNLLVVAVTLMVCGVAVLGFEHASRLQEQVQGQTLLDMSGSMELARDTSNVATAAVRLSQVVGALEYQSEAASLKQTQLSLQNSLSHLAAAPLASHEPQLVSRIIKRSNELESSVTNMLVMGHRRHLQRNLLLSALYQNQSYLEHLQEVNAREGLNVPQDGLLKEMDRLIVVAIQSASPRPAVRQLSEVMQLLPEHAPSPLSDSILQQFRNGLHQLPPLSAQLEESDLGIAWHMYHIKALVAFLNQDINQYVQKVGEESRQRSQQSHRDLQSIIAFIGLFALLALVITGFAGLYIYRNLGSNLTAISQAMTRLAKGEKEVSVPAQQRQDELGELARAFNVFARNTASLEHTSRLLKEKSTLLETTFHAMRDGFALFDSDGFLVVWNQQYPLLLGLEPQRLQRGQHYLWLLRQVMPLQEHMLGNLSRPLPKPQELRLADGRTIELRFSPVPERGRVNVVLERSERKALEEALVHSQKMKAVGQLTGGLAHDFNNLLAVIIGSLELTATDSPDSVRIQRALKAAERGAQLTQRLLAFSRKQSLHPRAVAMKNLLENLDPLIRHSLPAHLMLTVEAQQPAWPAWIDVNQLENAIINLVMNARDAMEGRSGEIKIRTWNQRVVRGEGRKQDMVVVEVADAGHGMTEEVKAQVFEPFFTTKQTGSGSGLGLSMVYGFVRQSGGRVQIESEPGKGTRVVLQLPRAPAEVQPEVPSAADEQNNISDQLVLVLEDEPDVRQTLCEQLHELGYLTLEADDSRQALQLMADVPEISIVISDLMLPGELSGADVLQQARRRHPQLDLLLISGQDLRRREQHLPEVELLRKPFTRVQLAEALRKARAGSWSGQAKPRPARR, translated from the coding sequence ATGACCCAGCCTCGCCCTTCTTTTTTCACCAGCGCCCGTGGTCGCCTGCTGTTCTTCAATCTGCTGGTGGTGGCGGTGACGCTGATGGTCTGCGGCGTGGCGGTGCTTGGCTTTGAACACGCCAGCCGCCTGCAGGAACAGGTGCAGGGGCAAACGCTGCTCGATATGTCCGGCAGCATGGAGCTGGCGCGTGACACTTCTAACGTGGCGACAGCGGCGGTCAGGCTTTCTCAGGTTGTCGGGGCGCTGGAGTACCAGAGCGAGGCGGCGAGCCTGAAGCAGACCCAGCTTTCGCTGCAAAACTCGCTTTCTCACCTTGCCGCGGCGCCGCTGGCAAGCCATGAGCCGCAGCTGGTCAGCCGCATTATCAAGCGCAGTAACGAGCTGGAGAGCAGCGTCACCAATATGCTGGTCATGGGGCATCGCCGCCATCTGCAGCGCAACCTGCTGCTGAGCGCCCTTTACCAGAACCAGAGCTACCTTGAGCATTTGCAGGAAGTTAACGCGCGCGAGGGGCTTAATGTGCCGCAGGACGGGCTGCTAAAAGAGATGGATCGCCTGATTGTGGTGGCGATTCAGTCCGCCTCGCCGAGGCCTGCGGTTCGTCAGCTTAGCGAAGTGATGCAGCTTCTTCCTGAGCATGCGCCGTCGCCGCTCTCGGACAGCATTCTGCAGCAGTTCAGAAACGGCCTGCACCAGCTGCCGCCGCTTTCTGCGCAGCTTGAAGAGAGCGATCTGGGCATCGCCTGGCATATGTACCACATCAAAGCGCTGGTGGCTTTTCTGAATCAGGATATCAACCAGTACGTGCAAAAAGTGGGGGAGGAGTCGCGGCAGCGCAGCCAGCAAAGCCATCGGGATTTACAGTCTATTATCGCTTTTATCGGCCTGTTTGCCCTGCTGGCGCTGGTAATAACCGGGTTTGCCGGACTGTATATCTACCGCAACCTCGGCTCTAACTTAACGGCGATTTCCCAGGCAATGACGCGGCTGGCGAAAGGGGAGAAAGAGGTCAGCGTGCCTGCCCAACAGCGGCAGGATGAGCTGGGGGAGCTTGCCCGAGCCTTTAACGTTTTCGCCCGCAATACGGCTTCGCTGGAGCATACTTCACGCCTGCTAAAAGAGAAAAGTACCCTGCTGGAAACCACCTTCCACGCCATGCGCGATGGCTTTGCGCTGTTCGACAGCGACGGTTTTCTGGTGGTATGGAATCAGCAATATCCTCTGCTGCTGGGACTGGAGCCGCAGCGCCTGCAGCGCGGCCAGCACTATCTCTGGCTGCTCAGGCAGGTTATGCCGCTGCAGGAACATATGCTTGGCAACCTTTCGCGCCCCCTACCGAAGCCGCAGGAGCTGAGGCTGGCTGATGGCCGCACCATTGAACTGCGTTTTAGCCCTGTGCCAGAGCGTGGCAGGGTGAACGTGGTGCTTGAGCGCAGCGAGCGCAAAGCGCTGGAGGAGGCGCTGGTGCATAGCCAGAAGATGAAGGCCGTTGGGCAGCTCACCGGCGGCCTGGCGCATGACTTTAATAACCTGCTGGCGGTGATCATCGGTAGCCTTGAGCTGACCGCGACGGACTCCCCGGACTCGGTGCGCATTCAGCGTGCGCTTAAGGCTGCGGAACGTGGTGCGCAGCTGACCCAGCGGCTGCTTGCGTTTTCCCGTAAACAGTCTCTGCACCCGCGTGCGGTAGCGATGAAAAACCTGCTGGAAAACCTCGACCCGCTGATACGTCACTCGTTGCCTGCTCACCTGATGCTCACCGTTGAAGCCCAGCAGCCCGCCTGGCCCGCGTGGATAGACGTCAATCAGCTGGAAAACGCGATCATTAACCTGGTGATGAACGCCCGAGACGCGATGGAAGGGCGCAGCGGCGAAATCAAGATCCGAACCTGGAACCAGCGCGTGGTGCGGGGGGAAGGGCGCAAACAGGATATGGTGGTGGTTGAGGTGGCCGATGCCGGGCACGGCATGACGGAGGAGGTTAAAGCTCAGGTGTTTGAGCCTTTCTTCACCACCAAGCAAACCGGCAGCGGCAGCGGACTTGGGCTGTCGATGGTTTATGGCTTTGTGCGCCAGTCGGGCGGGCGAGTGCAAATAGAAAGCGAACCCGGCAAAGGCACCCGCGTGGTACTGCAGCTGCCGCGTGCGCCTGCTGAGGTGCAGCCGGAGGTGCCGTCGGCGGCTGATGAACAGAATAATATCTCCGACCAGCTTGTACTGGTGCTTGAAGACGAGCCGGACGTGCGCCAGACGCTGTGTGAACAGCTGCATGAGCTGGGTTATCTGACGCTGGAAGCCGACGACAGCCGGCAGGCTCTGCAGTTGATGGCCGATGTACCGGAGATCAGCATCGTCATCAGCGACCTGATGCTGCCCGGCGAGCTAAGCGGAGCGGACGTGCTCCAGCAGGCTCGCCGTCGTCATCCACAGCTCGATCTGCTGTTGATCAGCGGGCAGGATCTACGCCGCAGAGAACAGCACCTGCCGGAGGTGGAGCTGCTGCGTAAACCTTTCACCCGAGTGCAGCTGGCTGAGGCGCTGCGTAAAGCGCGGGCAGGAAGCTGGAGTGGGCAAGCGAAGCCGCGCCCTGCGCGCCGTTAA
- a CDS encoding ABC transporter permease subunit: MTNSGTQPVAKSASIKKALFGDLMQTVGILPILILIVAVFGFIAPNFFTESNLLNIARQSSINIVLAAGMTFIILTGGIDLSVGSILGTTAVTAMVVSLIPGWAGLSIPAALMMGTGLGLFNGMLVAWAGLPPFIVTLGTYTALRGAAYLLADGTTVINSNINFEWIGNAYLGPVPWLVVIALLVIAVCWFILRRTTLGVHIYAVGGNMQAARLTGIKVWMVLLFVYGMSGLLSGLGGIMSASRLYSANGNLGVGYELDAIAAVILGGTSFVGGIGTITGTLVGALIIATLNNGMTLMGVSYFWQLVIKGAVIIIAVLIDKYRTRHHQSA; the protein is encoded by the coding sequence ATGACTAACTCAGGCACGCAACCGGTGGCAAAATCCGCTTCGATCAAGAAAGCCCTGTTCGGCGATTTAATGCAAACAGTCGGCATTTTGCCGATTTTGATCCTGATCGTCGCCGTCTTTGGCTTTATCGCGCCCAACTTCTTTACCGAATCGAACCTGCTTAATATCGCCCGGCAATCCTCCATCAACATCGTACTGGCGGCGGGAATGACCTTCATTATTTTGACCGGCGGTATCGACCTGTCCGTAGGCTCCATCCTGGGAACGACCGCGGTCACCGCGATGGTCGTTTCGCTGATACCGGGCTGGGCAGGCCTGTCGATTCCGGCGGCGCTGATGATGGGCACCGGCCTTGGGCTGTTTAACGGCATGCTGGTCGCCTGGGCTGGGCTGCCGCCGTTTATCGTCACGCTCGGCACCTATACTGCGCTGCGCGGTGCGGCGTATCTGCTGGCCGACGGCACCACGGTGATTAACTCCAATATCAACTTCGAGTGGATTGGCAACGCCTATCTTGGCCCGGTGCCGTGGCTGGTGGTGATTGCCCTGCTGGTAATTGCGGTGTGCTGGTTCATCCTGCGCCGTACCACGCTTGGCGTTCATATTTATGCGGTAGGCGGCAACATGCAGGCGGCACGCCTGACCGGCATCAAAGTGTGGATGGTGCTGCTGTTCGTTTACGGCATGAGCGGCCTGCTTTCCGGCCTCGGCGGCATCATGAGCGCTTCACGCCTCTACAGCGCCAACGGTAACCTCGGCGTGGGCTACGAGCTTGATGCTATCGCCGCCGTGATCCTCGGCGGAACCAGCTTCGTGGGCGGAATTGGCACTATCACCGGCACGCTGGTGGGGGCGCTGATTATTGCCACGCTCAACAACGGCATGACGCTGATGGGCGTCTCTTATTTCTGGCAATTAGTGATCAAAGGGGCGGTGATCATCATAGCGGTGCTGATCGACAAATACCGTACCCGTCACCATCAAAGTGCATAA
- the alsE gene encoding D-allulose 6-phosphate 3-epimerase: protein MKISPSLMCMDLAKFQEQIEFIDQHADYFHIDIMDGHFVPNLTLSPFFVGQVRKLASKPLDCHLMVTRPQDYVTPLAQAGADMLTLHPETLNGQAFRLIEEIRRHSMKVGLILNPETPVEAMKYYIHKADKVTVMTVDPGFAGQPFIPEMLDKVAELKAWREREGLSYEIEIDGSCNAATYERLMAAGADVFIVGTSGLFNHARDIGEAWQVMSEQILTAKNEVIPHAKTA, encoded by the coding sequence ATGAAAATTTCCCCCTCTTTGATGTGCATGGATCTGGCGAAATTCCAGGAACAGATTGAGTTTATTGACCAGCACGCCGACTACTTCCATATCGACATTATGGACGGCCACTTTGTGCCGAACCTGACGCTGTCGCCGTTCTTCGTCGGCCAGGTCAGGAAGCTTGCCAGCAAACCGCTGGACTGCCATCTGATGGTGACCCGCCCGCAGGACTACGTCACGCCGCTAGCGCAGGCCGGAGCGGACATGCTTACCCTGCACCCGGAAACCCTTAACGGTCAGGCCTTCCGCCTTATCGAAGAGATCCGCCGTCACAGCATGAAGGTCGGCCTTATTTTAAACCCGGAGACCCCGGTCGAGGCGATGAAGTACTACATTCATAAGGCAGACAAGGTGACGGTGATGACCGTCGATCCTGGGTTTGCCGGCCAGCCGTTTATTCCGGAAATGCTGGATAAAGTGGCCGAGCTGAAGGCCTGGCGCGAGCGCGAAGGGCTAAGCTACGAGATTGAGATTGACGGCTCCTGCAACGCGGCAACCTATGAACGACTCATGGCCGCCGGGGCAGATGTGTTTATCGTCGGGACCTCCGGGCTGTTTAACCACGCCCGCGATATCGGCGAGGCCTGGCAGGTGATGAGCGAGCAGATCCTGACGGCCAAAAATGAGGTTATCCCCCATGCCAAAACCGCTTAG
- a CDS encoding ABC transporter substrate-binding protein, with the protein MRLKPIVTALLAGAMIAGAPFAQAKELKSIGVTVGDLANPFFVQITKGAELEARKLAGDNVKVTLVSSGYDLGQQVAQIDNFIAAKVDMIILNAADSKGIGPAVKRARDAGIVVVAVDVAADGADATITSDNTQAGQMACKYISDRLKDKGNVVIINGPPVSAVQNRVEGCETEFKKHPDIKILSSNQNAKGSREGGLEVMTSLLAANPKIDGVFAINDPTAIGADLAAKQAQRNEFFIVGVDGSPDGEEALKRGGSSLFVATPAQDPQVMAAKAVEIGYDILQGKPAPKGPVLIPVTMIDKSNIGSYKGWTVK; encoded by the coding sequence ATGCGTTTGAAACCCATAGTGACTGCGTTACTGGCCGGCGCGATGATCGCAGGTGCGCCGTTTGCCCAGGCAAAAGAGTTGAAGTCTATCGGCGTGACGGTGGGCGACCTTGCCAACCCGTTCTTCGTGCAGATAACCAAAGGCGCCGAGCTGGAAGCCCGTAAGCTTGCAGGCGACAACGTGAAAGTCACGCTGGTCTCCAGCGGTTACGATCTCGGCCAGCAGGTCGCACAGATCGACAACTTTATCGCCGCGAAGGTAGACATGATCATCCTGAATGCCGCGGATTCCAAAGGGATCGGCCCGGCGGTTAAACGTGCGAGAGACGCCGGGATCGTCGTTGTCGCGGTAGACGTGGCGGCTGACGGGGCAGATGCCACGATCACCTCCGACAACACCCAGGCCGGGCAGATGGCCTGTAAGTACATTTCCGACCGCCTGAAAGACAAAGGCAACGTGGTGATCATCAACGGGCCGCCGGTATCTGCGGTGCAGAACCGCGTTGAGGGCTGCGAAACCGAATTCAAAAAGCACCCGGACATTAAGATCCTCTCCTCTAATCAGAATGCTAAGGGCAGCCGTGAAGGCGGCCTGGAAGTAATGACCTCGCTGCTGGCGGCGAATCCGAAGATCGACGGCGTGTTTGCCATCAACGATCCGACGGCGATCGGGGCCGATCTGGCGGCAAAGCAGGCGCAGCGTAACGAGTTCTTTATCGTTGGCGTGGACGGTAGCCCGGACGGTGAAGAAGCCCTGAAGCGCGGCGGAAGCTCGCTGTTTGTGGCGACCCCGGCGCAGGATCCGCAGGTGATGGCGGCGAAAGCGGTCGAAATTGGCTATGACATTTTGCAGGGTAAACCCGCGCCGAAAGGCCCGGTGCTGATCCCGGTGACAATGATTGATAAGAGCAATATCGGCAGCTACAAAGGATGGACGGTGAAATAA
- the alsK gene encoding allose kinase: MPKPLSVVAGVDMGATHIRLCLQDESGAVLHCEKQRTAEIIAGGVVCGIAELLNDRLDRFNARCRGMVMGFPALVGKDKRTIISTPNLPLAAAELNELASKLEDALGCPVEFSRDVNLQLSFDVAQNELQNQLVLGAYLGTGMGFAVWLNGAPWTGAHGVAGELGHIPQGDMHLTCGCGNAGCLETVCSGVALKRWYDASPRPYEISELFSFAAQEPFVVTLIDHAARAIATSVNLFDPDAVILGGGVMDMVDFPREALIAQTKRYLRRPLPHDAVRFINASSSAFNGAQGAASLAHSSFLPALYAAPQPAALG; the protein is encoded by the coding sequence ATGCCAAAACCGCTTAGCGTGGTGGCCGGTGTGGATATGGGCGCCACCCATATCCGCCTGTGTTTACAGGATGAGTCCGGCGCGGTGCTGCACTGCGAAAAGCAGCGTACCGCAGAGATTATCGCAGGGGGCGTAGTCTGCGGGATCGCCGAGCTGTTAAACGATCGGTTAGATCGCTTTAACGCCCGCTGCCGCGGTATGGTGATGGGGTTTCCTGCGCTGGTCGGCAAAGACAAACGCACGATTATCTCCACGCCCAATCTGCCGCTTGCCGCGGCGGAACTGAACGAGCTGGCGAGTAAGCTGGAGGATGCCCTTGGCTGCCCGGTTGAGTTTTCTCGTGACGTCAATCTTCAGCTCTCTTTCGACGTCGCACAAAACGAGCTACAGAACCAGCTGGTACTGGGGGCTTATCTTGGTACCGGCATGGGCTTTGCCGTCTGGCTGAACGGGGCACCCTGGACCGGCGCCCACGGCGTTGCCGGTGAGCTGGGCCATATTCCGCAGGGCGATATGCACCTGACCTGCGGCTGCGGGAACGCTGGCTGCCTGGAAACGGTCTGCTCGGGAGTGGCCCTGAAGCGCTGGTACGACGCCAGCCCACGCCCGTATGAGATTAGCGAGCTGTTCAGCTTTGCCGCGCAGGAACCCTTTGTCGTTACCCTGATCGACCACGCGGCGCGCGCCATCGCCACCAGCGTTAACCTGTTCGACCCGGACGCGGTTATCCTCGGCGGCGGGGTGATGGACATGGTCGATTTCCCGCGTGAAGCGCTGATTGCGCAGACTAAACGCTATCTTCGCCGTCCGCTACCTCATGATGCCGTGCGTTTTATCAACGCCTCATCGTCGGCCTTTAACGGCGCGCAGGGCGCGGCTTCGCTTGCCCACTCCAGCTTCCTGCCCGCGCTTTACGCAGCGCCTCAGCCAGCTGCACTCGGGTGA
- a CDS encoding sugar ABC transporter ATP-binding protein, translated as MSRVPLLEMRNIARAFGKFYALKGVDLTVFPGEIHALMGENGAGKSTLMKILAGAYIATSGEVLIDGKPYAIKGPKDALNAGITLIYQEMQLAPNLTVAENIFLGSELARGGLVQRKEMVQQAQVVIDRLGAQFKATDLVMKLTIAEQQQVEIARALQRNSRILVMDEPTAALSSRETHRLFELIFRLRDEGMAIIYISHRMAEIYELSDRVSVLRDGQYVGSLTRENLNASELVKMMVGRPLSDLFNKERDIPLGSPRLNVHHLTDNGKVQPVSLQVRSGEIVGLAGLVGAGRSELAQLIFGVRKATGGSIEIDGQPVTLRSPREAIQHGVGFLTENRKEQGLFLELAAQDNITMATLERDAHFGMLDRKKAQAISDDAISLLNIRVPHAQVRAGGLSGGNQQKLLISRWVAIGPRILILDEPTRGVDVGAKSEIYRIMNQLARQGVAILMISSELPEVVGMSDRVYVMREGSIAGELLRHDITQENIMTLATGVTEAHKKEVHHD; from the coding sequence ATGAGCAGAGTCCCCCTTCTGGAAATGCGCAATATTGCCAGGGCATTTGGCAAATTTTATGCGCTAAAAGGCGTCGATTTAACGGTGTTTCCCGGTGAGATCCATGCGCTGATGGGTGAAAACGGGGCGGGTAAAAGCACGCTGATGAAGATCCTCGCTGGCGCCTATATTGCCACCAGCGGCGAAGTGCTGATTGACGGCAAACCCTATGCCATCAAGGGCCCCAAAGATGCCCTTAACGCAGGTATTACCCTGATTTACCAAGAGATGCAGCTCGCGCCAAACCTTACCGTGGCGGAGAATATCTTCCTCGGCAGCGAGCTGGCGCGCGGCGGCCTGGTACAACGTAAAGAGATGGTGCAGCAGGCGCAGGTGGTGATTGACCGCCTCGGCGCACAGTTCAAGGCCACGGATCTCGTCATGAAGCTCACCATTGCCGAGCAGCAGCAAGTTGAGATTGCCCGCGCGCTCCAGCGTAACAGCCGCATTCTGGTGATGGACGAACCGACAGCCGCCCTCTCCTCCCGCGAAACGCACCGGCTATTTGAGCTGATTTTCCGCCTTCGCGATGAAGGCATGGCGATCATCTACATCAGCCACCGCATGGCAGAAATCTATGAGCTCTCTGACCGGGTCAGCGTGCTGCGCGACGGTCAGTATGTGGGCAGCCTGACGCGTGAAAACCTTAACGCCAGCGAATTGGTCAAAATGATGGTTGGGCGGCCGCTCAGCGATCTGTTCAACAAAGAGCGCGATATCCCGCTGGGCAGCCCTCGCCTCAACGTTCACCACCTGACGGACAATGGAAAAGTGCAGCCCGTCAGCCTGCAGGTGCGTTCCGGGGAAATCGTTGGCCTTGCCGGGCTGGTGGGTGCCGGACGTTCAGAGCTTGCACAGCTGATCTTCGGCGTGCGCAAAGCGACGGGAGGATCGATTGAGATCGACGGTCAGCCGGTAACCCTTCGCTCACCGCGCGAAGCTATTCAGCATGGCGTCGGTTTCCTGACGGAAAACCGCAAGGAGCAGGGACTGTTTCTCGAGCTGGCGGCCCAGGACAACATCACCATGGCCACGCTCGAGCGTGACGCCCACTTCGGCATGTTAGACCGTAAAAAAGCACAGGCCATTTCCGACGACGCTATCAGCCTGCTGAATATTCGTGTGCCCCACGCGCAGGTTCGCGCCGGAGGCCTGTCCGGGGGCAATCAGCAAAAACTGCTGATTTCCCGCTGGGTTGCCATTGGCCCACGCATTCTGATCCTCGATGAACCTACGCGCGGCGTGGACGTTGGCGCTAAAAGCGAGATCTACCGCATCATGAATCAGCTCGCCCGTCAGGGCGTGGCCATTTTAATGATCTCCAGCGAGCTGCCCGAAGTGGTGGGCATGAGCGACCGGGTGTACGTCATGCGCGAAGGCAGCATTGCCGGCGAGCTGCTGCGCCACGACATCACGCAAGAAAATATTATGACCCTGGCTACCGGCGTGACCGAGGCCCATAAGAAAGAGGTTCACCATGACTAA
- a CDS encoding response regulator: MKPAILVVDDDTAICDVLREVLSEHVFDVLVCHRGNDALQIVAAEPSVSLILLDMMLPDTNGLLVLQQVQKLRPSLPVVMLTGMGSESDVVVGLEMGADDYIAKPFNGRVVVARVKAVLRRSGALAVETSPTKTSGLQFNGWRLDTDRCQLINAQQQQVDLTQGEYGLLLSLAQNARKVLSREKLLELTHSESLEVFDRTIDVLIMRLRRKIEVNPHQPTLIRTIRGLGYVFAADITRGENNLV; the protein is encoded by the coding sequence ATGAAACCTGCAATCCTGGTGGTGGATGACGATACGGCTATTTGCGATGTGCTGCGCGAGGTACTCAGCGAACACGTTTTTGACGTGCTGGTGTGCCATCGCGGCAATGACGCGCTGCAGATCGTAGCGGCTGAGCCTTCTGTTTCGCTTATTTTGCTGGATATGATGCTGCCGGATACCAACGGCCTGCTGGTGCTCCAGCAGGTGCAGAAGCTACGTCCTTCTTTGCCGGTGGTGATGCTAACCGGTATGGGCAGCGAGTCCGACGTGGTTGTTGGGCTGGAAATGGGCGCCGATGACTACATCGCCAAACCGTTTAATGGCCGCGTGGTTGTCGCGCGGGTGAAGGCGGTGTTAAGGCGCAGCGGGGCGCTGGCCGTAGAAACTAGCCCGACGAAAACCAGCGGGCTGCAGTTCAACGGCTGGCGGCTGGATACCGACCGCTGTCAGCTGATCAATGCTCAGCAGCAGCAGGTTGACCTGACCCAGGGGGAATATGGTCTGCTGCTTTCGCTGGCACAAAACGCCCGGAAGGTGCTGTCGCGGGAGAAGCTGCTCGAGCTGACCCACAGCGAAAGCCTCGAAGTGTTTGACCGCACCATCGACGTATTAATTATGCGGCTGCGTCGCAAAATCGAGGTAAACCCTCACCAGCCCACGCTTATTCGCACCATACGCGGTCTGGGCTACGTATTTGCCGCCGACATCACCCGTGGCGAAAATAATCTGGTCTAG